Proteins encoded within one genomic window of Arachis ipaensis cultivar K30076 chromosome B08, Araip1.1, whole genome shotgun sequence:
- the LOC107611153 gene encoding uncharacterized protein LOC107611153, which yields MEKIIKHQELAHKNHETSLRNHERQISQLSKKTVAERVPNALSSDTIPNPKEKCKAIQLRSGRTLESGKEANKKPVENDIGSKKQVEEKDQEELKEKEEEPLASRKGKQIIEEHPQEQRKEVKPYTPPFPYPQRLQKELKDQQFPKFLEVFKKLKINIPLAEALEQMPLYAKFLKELINKKRSWHEKETMVLTQECSALIQKRLPQKLKDPGSFILSCTIGSMTLEKALCDLGTSINLMPLSLMKKLAIDKVKPTRMLLQMADRSLKIPNGVVDDFVILDIEEEGHNLIILGRPFLAIARAISMWRKER from the coding sequence atggaaaagatTATCAAGCATCAAGAATTGGCCCATAAGAACCATGAAACTTCATTGCGGAATCATGAGAGGCAAATTAGCCAGTTGTCCAAGAAAACAGTGGCTGAAAGAGTACCCAATGCATTatcaagtgacaccattcccaatCCCAAAGAAAAATGCAAAGcaattcaattaaggagtggaagaaccttggaGAGTGGTAAGGAAGCTAATAAGAAACCTGTGGAGAATGATATTGGAAGCAAGAAGCAAGTAGAAGAAAAGGACCAGGAAGAGctcaaggagaaggaggaggaaccACTAGCTTCAAGGAAGGGGAAGCAGATTATTGAGGAACATCCACAAGAACAGAGGAAAGAAGTGAAGCCTTACACTCCTCCTTTTCCATACCCTCAAAGATTACAGAAGGAGCTCAAGGATCAACAATTCCCCAAGTTCTTAGAAGTGTTTAAGAAGCTGAAAATCAACATTccacttgctgaagcattggagcagatgcctctatatgctaaATTCCTCAAAGAGCTCATCAATAAAAAGAGAAGCTGGCATGAGAAGGAAACAATGGTCTTAACTCAAGAATGCAGTGCACTAATCCAAAAAAGACTCCCACAAAAActtaaagatcctgggagtttcatcctatcatgcaccataggcagTATGACTTTGGAAAAAGCCCTCTGTGATTTGGGTACCAGCATTAATTTGATGCCTCTTTCATTGATGAAAAAGCTTGCAATAGATAAAGTCAAGCCCACTAGAATGTTACTCCAAATGGCTGATAGATCACTCAAGATACCAAATGGAGTTGTAGATGATTTCGTCATCTTAGACATAGAAGAAGAAGGACATAACTTGATTatcttaggaagacctttcctagccatagcaagggcTATATCGATGTGGAGAAAGGAGAGATGA